A single window of Candidatus Omnitrophota bacterium DNA harbors:
- a CDS encoding tRNA uridine-5-carboxymethylaminomethyl(34) synthesis GTPase MnmE, whose translation MTEDTIAAISTPLGEGGIGIVRVSGPEALALAESVARNAKGEALKMPASHRLRVGRVVNASGETLDEVLFVSMRAPKSYTAEDVVEIHCHGGIRSTRAVLELLVRNGARLAEPGEFTKRAFLNGRLDLTQAEAVLDLIRAQTDLGLRVASEQLSGRLSGMICQARSALMDVLAEIEAALDFPDEGLDFLPQPQLRARLNGAKARLEGLAATARRGRVIRHGLT comes from the coding sequence ATGACCGAAGACACGATTGCGGCAATATCCACCCCCTTGGGGGAGGGGGGCATTGGGATTGTGCGGGTGAGCGGCCCTGAGGCCCTGGCTTTGGCGGAATCCGTGGCGCGAAATGCCAAAGGGGAAGCACTCAAGATGCCGGCTTCGCACAGGCTGCGTGTGGGCCGGGTCGTCAATGCCTCGGGCGAGACCTTGGATGAAGTGCTTTTTGTGAGCATGCGGGCCCCCAAGAGTTACACAGCCGAAGATGTGGTTGAAATCCATTGCCACGGCGGGATTCGTTCAACGCGCGCGGTCTTGGAGCTTTTGGTGCGCAATGGGGCGCGCTTGGCCGAGCCCGGAGAATTCACCAAACGCGCCTTTCTGAACGGGCGTCTGGACCTAACCCAGGCGGAGGCGGTCCTGGATCTGATTCGTGCCCAAACGGATTTGGGCCTGCGTGTGGCTTCCGAGCAATTGTCGGGACGGCTTTCAGGAATGATTTGCCAGGCGCGCAGCGCCTTGATGGATGTCTTGGCGGAAATTGAAGCGGCCCTGGATTTCCCGGACGAGGGTCTGGATTTTTTGCCCCAGCCGCAACTGCGTGCGCGTTTGAACGGGGCCAAGGCCCGGCTCGAAGGCCTGGCAGCCACGGCCAGGCGGGGGCGCGTGATCCGGCACGGATTAACC